In Setaria italica strain Yugu1 chromosome IX, Setaria_italica_v2.0, whole genome shotgun sequence, the genomic stretch TTAGGGCGCAGCGACCACTAATCCTGCTGGAATATATGCCTTTCTTTCTCATTGGACCAGTCGTTGAATAACAAAACCATCGGATCCCTTTTTTTCACCCACAGTCCCGATTAAGGGGTGTTCGGAATaccggactaaactttagcacctatcatatcggatgtttgaatactaattaggagtattaaatatagtctaattacaaaactaattgtatagatggagtctaattcgcgaggcgaatctatcaagcctaattagttcatgatttgacaatatggtgctacagtaatcatttgctaatgatggattaattagccttaatagattcatctcgcgaattagactccatctgtgcaattagttttgtaattagctcatatttaattcttctaattagcatccgaacatctaatgtgaccctactaaaatttagcacctagtatcaaacACTCCGGATTTTTATCAGGAGTTCCGTACGCTTGATCTTGTGATCTAGTCCAGTATTCAACACCATGGCAGATTTGACGTGAACCGAGGCCTGGCACACTGATCTCCACGAGCCAAACGGGTCGTCGCCTCGTCGGTTTTGCCGACACTGAGCGCTAGCTCATGCTACCCACCTCAGCTGTCACTCTCTCGAGTCGAGCTATCAAGACAGCGAGTGAGGTGGAACAGATTCTTCCATTCCAAGGGGCGCAATGACAAAAAGTGTCGTTCGCGTTGTTAACAAGCACGCTGCTGAATGCCCAAAGTAAACTAAACTTAAACAGATGGTTGCACCAAAGCTGTTACTGTTTTGTGCTGTTTAATCATGCTAGTACCCAGATCGGCTTAGTGCTAAAAGAGACGTCGATTGAGCCAATCCGAAAAATCCGACGTCAACATCAAGAGAGGCGCACGTGGGATCACACCAGTGATCGCTGACCACACCCATAACCCCAAAATATCACGCCCAGGCCCCGGGGCTGGAGAAGATAAACATCCCCCAGCAACCGGACCAAAGCGACCAGGCACCAAATCACAGGCCCACTAGTCTCCAGCCTTCACTCCACAGCTCGATCGCGAGCAAAGCTAGCTCAAGgcgccgagagagagagagagagaaagagagagagaggcacgCCGGCGCCCGGGCAGCCATGAGCGTGGTGATCCTGGACGGCTCGACGGTGCGCGCCTTCGTGGCGGACGAGGCGGCCTTCGCGCGCAGCGTGGACACGCGCTTCGCGGCGCTGGACGCCAACGGCGACGGCGTGCTGTCCCgcgccgagctccgccgcgcGCTCGAGTCGTTCCgcctcctcgacggcgacgggttCGGGTCCGCCGAGCCGGCGCCGCTCCCCGCCGAGGTCGCCGCGCTCTACGACGCCGTCTTCGAGCAGTTCGACGCCGACCACAGCGGCGCCGTCGACCGCGCCGAGTTCCGCGACGAGATGCGCCGCATcatgctcgccgtcgccgaggggCTCGGCTCGCAGCCGCTCCaggtcgccgtcgacgacgagggAGGAAGCTTCCTGCTCGAGGCCGCGCAGCACGAGGCCAAGGCCATCGCCGCCAAGGTCGACGCCGAGCGcaaggcggcggccgccgatgctgatgctgccgccgccgccaagtgACGTGCGGACGTGCCGCGTGGGGCGGTGGCCTTGTGCTCTGCGCTCGCTGTACTGCTTCTAGATGTTGGTGTGCTGGTAGTACGTGTGAGTCGGTGCGCCGCGGCACGTGTACGTACGATCAGAAAGCCGGTGGCGTTCCTCCTGAGGAACCAGTACTGGTTGTGAACGGAATAAAACAGCTATCAAGTGTAGGGTGTCTGGGTGTGTAACTTGTCAACCgtttagtatttttcttttctgaaaacaACTTGTTAATTGCCATTTCTTCGGttcatttttcttgtatttAGATGGCTGAGTGTATCGTCTTCGACAATAGTGCTAGTTTTGTATCGGGAATGGACACTGCCGACACGCACGCACTAGTGTATTCTAATGGGGAGAAACAAAACAATATGCTCTAATCAATCTTTTTTCCCCCGTAAAAAGAAAGCTTTATTAAACTAGAGAGGGTTACAATCGTTGTCGATAAGGTTGGTAACGCACGCAGTATACTCTCTTTCTGCCTGAACTACCTTCCAGTCAATCAAGAACCGAGCCTGCTCTACACCTTCCGCAATAATGAAGCTCAATTCTGACAATTTCTTTCTCTTGTTCAGGGCATTTACAATTCGAGCACAGTCCGATTCAATCATCACTGGTCCTTGAGTCCATTGTGCTGCAAGTCGGATGCCCTCTACACATGCATGAGCTTCTGCTTCAGCTGCATCGGCACAGTTAAATAGAACTCTCCAAGCCAACTTTGGTCCAGCCATCTGGTGGGGGGCTCCAGACAGCAAATAGCTGCTTCCTCGCGTCAGCCTGCTTATGGCTTTGTTTGTTGTCAGATCATGCACAGGGTTCCTTGCCTTTACCTTCCTGCATTGCGCCATGTTTTCGGATGCTCTAATCAATCTTAGAAGAATAAAAGCTTGGATAGAAAGTTAGAAACCGATAGGCACAAACGCCACACGTTGTTTTGTACTTCTTTTTTGCTCGTTTTGTATCTGGAATGGGCACTGCCGACAACAGCTACTCGTATATTGGAATCTGCAATTTTCTAGACATTTTACAACACACTATCAGTATATTAAAAGAGAAAATTTCCTATATGGCACTAGATAAAAATCTGGTTCCCTATATGACATTAGAAAGTTTTGCCTCCCTTATTTGACACCAGGATttatttttcattccttttatGACACTTCCGTTCTTTATTTGGCACTGGGATTTATCTTTCATTCCTTTTTTTACACTTCGGTTAGATCTGTTAGGAACTTCCATCAAATTCACTCTCAACATGTACCAAATACCCCTAAAATTTCTACTCTCATCCCGGACAATTCCTTTGCGAGCTACCCGAGTACGGTATTCACACTGGTGATAGGCTGATGATGTCTCAATGACGAGTGAGGTGAAAGCAGTGGGTTGAGACCACAGCCATGCCGTGAACTCATGATGCACCTGGCACTCCGGCCTAATTGGTTCTCATACACATACACGATAGCctataggattttttttctatacaGGACATCAATGCTGTAATGTTTCTTTTTGAGAATGCATGTTCGTGCTCAATGCTGGAATGGGAGGATCATTAATCTCTAATTTTTTAATGAATAATTATTTGGCTAAAGCTATCGGAATTTGCAAACATAATGTGTTGCACGTGCTATATATCCCACCATATATCACAAGGACTTCTGGATTTTGATGCAGCCGCATGAAACTCACCATAAATCATTATATAAGATGAGAGGTAAAAATGTCTTTTTAGGTGGGACTTACCGGCCAAACTAATAGAAGTGCCAACAAAGGAATGAAAAATGAATCCTGATGCCAAATAAGAAATATAAGTGTCAAGAAAGGAACGAAAAATAAATCATGGTGTTAAATAAGGGGCAAAACTTTCAGTGTGGAACCGGATTTTTATCCGATGAATTTCATCGTATTAAAATGGGTCACCGCCGCATCAGAAGCTGGGCTCATTGACAGCCCaaagtgtaaaaaaaaaaagaagcgcaATCCGCACGAATAAAACCTAGATTGGGATCATCTAAAAAAAACCTACGATGGGCCGGGCCGAGCCGAGAGAGGCCAAGAccgaaaaaaaatgaaaggaagCATACAGGCTGAGATGGACGCGGCCCGCTCTGGTGAGTGAGCGCCTGAGCGGGGaactccacctcctcctcctctctctctctcgccgtTGCTCCGacgagcccgccgccggccgaccccTCTGGCCATCTCCTTCTATCGGGGAAACGCACCAAAGGCGGCCGGTCGCAAGAGAGCCTCCCCGGTCCCCGCGCCGCACGCCTTCctgcctcctctccttcccgtTCCCgagcctcctcctgctcccggGCCCGTGCGGCCGTGCCTGTGCCCAAGCGCGTCGGGCCGGCGCGCCGAACCGGCCTCCCGCTTCACCCCACCGAAGCTCGTCAGCCACGCGGAGGGACTCGTTTCCTCTCAGAGTCTCAGTCGTCTTCGGTGCCCACGCCCTCGTCGTACTCCAGGGGTTAGGTTTAGCGTGGAGTGGAGCGGGGATCAGTCCAGACCTGGGATTCAATCCTTGCCCTTGGTAAGGAACCCTAACTTGCTTGGTGGAATTAGTTTAGTTCTGCTACGGTAGCTGTGTACGATCAAACATTAATCTCTTCTTAGCTCTTTATGGTAGTAGAGGATTACTTTGCTGCATGATGGAGTACTAAACCGCCCCACTAAACCTTGCAATGAGTGCTTTCGCAGCTGCAAGGCACAACCTGTTGTTGCACCTCTGCTGCATTAGTCCAACTGATTAAGTAGACTGTTGATCGATCTATTCTGACAAGAATTGATCCTTGGATGCTGCTTGGTTCTTTTGTGCGTCACAGCCACACGCTGATTTTATTTTATATGGTGTTCGATGGTTTTAATGTATTTTGTTTTAGGTATTCTTTAACGAATCTGGACTGGATATTCGCAGTAATAAATTTGATTCATTCTCCCCCATGTAGTTTTAATTTGACGTAGAAGCTGAGCTGCAATATGACCAGTAAGTAGTTGGAGATTCTGTAACATACTTGTAGTCTTAGCTATCAACAATAACGGAAATAAGCTCCTGGGAAAGTATTAGATGTTCTAAATTGATGCAGCTTCACAGGCGACTGTTTGTTATAAGTAAGCATCTTTCATTTATTAGTATTAGCTCGTTTCCTTACCATGTCTCTGACTTGTCTATGGGGAAATCTAGTTCCAACTACTTCTAGATGTATTACAGCATTTACcctattttttaaaagaaaaacacGAATCAAATCTCATAGGTTTCTTTTTGAAAAGCACTTGTACTGAACAAAAGGTAATGGTACTGCATTCCAAATTAATCCTAAATTTCTGCATTACTCAACAATGCACTTCACACTTTTGCACACCCGTAGACTGCAATCAGTGGACATTAATGAGAAAAATGGACTTGATGGaaagttttttttatcttgTCTTTAAGGTTCTATTACCTATATTAGTGAAATTAGAAGTTGTAGACTTGGTTACGTGATGCTAGAAGTGTAAATTTGCCTCCctctttccttttcattttcttaCCTTTTATGATTAAAAGCTTGAGGGGTTGTTGAAACGTAGGGCTCTCATAGGAATTCAATAGGATTCTCATaggattttcttttcttcccaaACATCGTAATGCCaaaatttttttgtttggttcacCAGCATCACAAACTAAACAGACCTTAAGTAAATATGCTATATCAATATAGAATCTAAATTTCAGTTATAATTTGCGTAGAAAAAATTGCAAGTTGACCATAACAACCGAGTACCTGCTCTCATCAGATCACTTAAGTAATTTTGAAAGTTTTGTTGCTGGGTTTTATATGTTCCTTTGTCGGCCTTTTTCAAGTTTCCCTTTTTGATGTTGTAGGATCTAACTTTGTGCATTTTCATTATTATTGTTTGTCTTTATAGATGGATTCCGCAGCTCTTCAATATGAAAACCAAAAGTTGTTGCAACAATTGGAGGCACAGAAGTCTGAAATGCACGCATTGGAGGTCAAGTTCAAAGAGCTGAAAGATGAGCAATGTTCTTATGACAAGACTCTTATTTCTCTGAATAAAATGTGGAATCAGGTTCTTTCCTTTGCGTCTGAGAAATCTTTGTATGCACCTTTGCCAGTCCAACATGTTTCTCATCATCTATGTATATTACagctgattgatgatttggtcctgCTTGGGGTACGGGTTGGCGGCGATTTGGGCAATCTGCAAGCGCTTGACCATGAAGAGTTATCAGAAGGTTGCATCAAATTCTCTTTTGTGAGATCCATTTTGTTTCTGTAGTGATGTTTCTTTCCCTGATTGTGTGCTCATCGTTTCTTAGAATCTTTTGAGTCATGTCCTTCTGAGGAGATATTTCTCTTGAGGCTCTTGAAGTCCAGCAGTTTCAAAAATAACAAGGACAATAGCTTGTTGGAATTTGTTGAAGAAGCTCTTGCTTGCCACCATTTGGCAACCGTTACTTTGATGAAGTCCCTGCAAGAGGCAATTTCTTCACATCAGGCTAGAAGTGAATCTTTAACTTTAGCTCTTAATGGGCAAAAGTCAAAtgaaggtaaaaaaaaagaaatcttgtatcttttccctttttattaCTCTGCACCTAAGTTCTACACTCACTGTCCATTTGATTAAAccatatttattttatttagatgTTTTGATTGCCCTTCAACATCATAATGATCACCTGAAAGAGGTGGTTGAGAATGCCAGTCAAGCTGTTTCTATTATTAATGAGAAGCACAAAAGGTATCTGGATGAGATTGAAACTTTCAAAAGCAACCATTCAAAGGAGCTACAGGAAATTAAGCGCATTTCAGGTGTTCAAATAATCCTTCCCTCATCCATTCCCATTTTATTCGGTCTGGGTGAAAGTTTGCTGCATCCACAAAAATACTTTTTTCACAGTTCTTGACTTCTTTTCGTCATATGTAAATGAACCGCTCCCTCCAGTTACAAATAAATGACAACTTTTGACTAATTTTGGTATATATTTGTGATACTTAGCAAATGTGTACTATCATGAAACTACTTCTCGATAAAAATCTACCAGTATCATTTTCAAATATCAAAACCGAACACATAAAAAGTAATTTGGAACCAAGTTTGGAATGTTGACTTACCCTGTGACTGGATGGAGTATATGTGAATGTGGGTTGCAAATTGGAAGGCACCAAATTATTATCTTTTTGTTGTAAGTTAAAATTTGCCCTATTATATGAAATAAATCCTGGTTTTACAATGGACCTTTATGTGATGCTTTGCATGTTTATTTAGCAGGCTATTCAATCTGTACTAATATTTGTTTGCACATGAATGAACACAAAATAAACGCAGACCAAATTTCTGTTGTGCATGAATTAGCACAAAATAAACGCACACTAAATTACTTAGTCTGGTCAACATAGTTTTGGCTAACCTGGTCTATAAATGAAACCGACCCATAATGCATATGCATTTAATGGATTTCAGGTGAGCTAGAGGAAAGCATGGCAGAGCTTGAGGAAAGTCGACGGAAGTTGGTTGTGCTCCAGTTGCAGAAGCATGGTTCTGTCATGGATGCATCCGGTGTGAATGCTGTGAATGGTGGTATTTCTACTGATAAATCTTCAGACCAAAGTATGAGCTGGCAAGACCTCAAAGATGCTGTTGATGCAGCTAAGGTACTTGTGAACTGTAGTCAAACGAATCTGCAATTTTCTTGGGATGGATGCTCTTTAGAAGTATTATCTTCTCATGTTTTTTCCTTTTAGCAGTATGTTTGATCTTTTACTGCTAATTTGCGGACTTTCCCAACTTAGGGCAGACCCTTGCAGGAAACCGTCTATTAGAACTCCATCAGACTCAAGAAGATAATCTAATACTGTCCAAGGAGCTAGGAGATCTTGAGGTTGGTACCTTGATTTGTAGTGGATGTTGACATGTATTCGTATTTTTAGTTGGATCCTTGTGTTCTTATTTCACTGTGCTATGTATGCAGGGGCAATTGAAAGATGAGAACTATGTTTTAGCATCAAAACCATACGCAATTCTTAATGATCAATTGCAGCATCTAAATGCTGAGATAGAGCGCTATAGGGGGTTAGTTGAAGTTTTACAGGTATGATGTCTGTCCTCTGTTGTACTGGCTTGCATTAGTAAATATTCCAGTTTTTCTTCATTGTGTGAATGTAGAATGACAAGGACCAGCTCATGCAAAAGGACAAAGAAATTTGTGCAAAAGCAGAATCGTTCGACAGTATTAAACAAACCATTACCATTTATGAGACGAAAATTGAAGAACTGGAAAATCAAATTAAGATATTCATGTCTGAAAAGAATGATCTTGAGACCAAGGTTGAGGAAGCTTTGCAAGATTCAGGTAGAGGGGACCTGGCATATTGCTTATATTTATTAGGAAATCAGTAGTCATCTCTTGTTGTAGAATGTGATACACCTTATTCTCATTTCTCCTGTTAGGCAAGAAAGACTTCAAGAATGAGATTCATGTTATGGCTGCAGCACTCTCCAATGAGCTGCGAATGATGGAGAATCAGTTGAGTAGATCAAAGGATGCGGCTTCTGAAGCACTTGCATTACGTGAGAAAGCGGAGTCATTAACATCATTGGTAGCTAAGAAGGTCTATATTTGATCTGGTTAACTATTCCTCTTGCATTTGTATTTTCTTTATTCTGCCTATGTCTAATTGTTTTGTGATCTTAGCATGCTTGTGAATGTTGTTTGAAGCTTACCCTGTTGGAAGTTAGCCTCCCATGCACATGCTGGTGGTTCCATGCTATTCTCCATCTGGTCCTTcagtttgtgattttgaattTCCCCTGAGTTTCTTTGGACATACATTTTCCTCAGTCATCTTTCTGTtgtatacattttttttatcgAACACGCAAGAGAGGTGCATATCATTATtctaaagaagaagaaagggtaCAACCCTGAGTGCACACACCCTTATATCTCAGTGTAATCCATGGAGCAATAGTGCAGTACTTTCGTTTTGTTCATCACTGTGGAGTGTGAATTATCCACATAACTGGCTAATTTGAGAAGATGATCATCTGAGTCGTAAGCAGTATTTTCAGAATAAGAGCTGGCATCAGTATATGCTTTATTAGATCGTAATGACTATGTTTGAGTATTAACCCTAGGGATAGGATATCTTGTGAGCATAGAGCACTGCATGTAAATAATGGGTCTGTATTCTGGAATATTGGTTTTTTGGATCACTTGAAATCATTATTGGTTTACTGAATTCTGATTATCATATGCTTATGTCAAAGCAGAATTATATGTGGGACCACTGTGTGGTAGATATATGTATACTTTGATGCCATTTTGCGCAGTTGGACATCTAAAATTCTTATATGTTGGTCTTATGTAAACTTAAAAAAATGTTTCTTAGAGTTTGTATGTTGAATTATTGTTCTTTATTTTTTGCTCCTCTTCTGCAGACATTGTAAAGAGCTAGCAAAATATCTAGTACATGTGATGAAAATATGTTTAATTTTCAGATTGAGGAGCAAAAGGAGATATCTGATAAATACAACTCACAACTAATTGAGATCAAGTCCCTCAAAGCATTGGTATGGTATCCTGAAAACATCTCTGTTTTCTTTAAGGTGGTGCTAAGAGCTTGAGAAATTGATACATTTGGTTTCTCCACGAGTTGTGATACTTGTATGGAAGATATCAATAGCAAATATATCAAGTTTTGTCATAGTGACTATGAGAACACACATGTAGTGTGTCGGTGTGGCCAACCATGGCTTGAATCCTGGATCTCACAAAAAAGGCCAAGAGCTTGGTCTCACAATAGCACTTGGTCTTTCAATTTTGAGTAACAATATGTAAGTAGCTTTGCAGTTAGCTTGTAAGCAATGCTCTTGCACGATCTGTGTGTTTTGCAATGATAATAGAGATCCAGCATATTAGGTTTAGGGAAATGGTTGGAGCTGGACCATCTATTCACTGTTGAATGGCTTGATTGAATTATATCCTTTTTCTATTTTAGAAACTAAAGTGCAATTAGCATACATGAATGCAAATTTTGAGTACCAATTCTGGTGAAATAAAGTTGCTACTAAAAGTGGTCACATGTTCTTCGTTCTTACTTTGTCAATGAAGTTTCAATTTTTAACAGGTTGAGGAGTTGGAGAAGGAAAAGCAGGAGTTGCAATTTATTGCAGATATGTACACAAAAGAATGTTCTGAGTCAAGGTAAAGTTGGCTATTATTTTTAATATCGATTTTAGATTTTGAAAATATATGCTACGTTTAGAATGATTTGCAATTGTTATGGTCAGTTGTCCTCATAATTGTATTCCTTTTTTTCTAGTTATTTGATGGGATTTCCGGCTATTGGAGTATTGGGTCAAAAATTTCAATAAGATATATCTATCTGCTTTAAAAATAGATCTACATTCCTCATGATTGGATAGTATATAAAAAGTATATGTGACTACTTTATGATTCTTTGAACTTTCTTCAAAGTAacatttttctaaataaatataTTTACTGTAGGGTCTATATTTGCATATTCTTAAATTAATTTTCATTTatgcaacaacaacaaaagccTTTTATTCCCAAGCAAGTTGTGGTAGGCTAGA encodes the following:
- the LOC101767187 gene encoding E3 ubiquitin-protein ligase BRE1-like 2 → MDSAALQYENQKLLQQLEAQKSEMHALEVKFKELKDEQCSYDKTLISLNKMWNQLIDDLVLLGVRVGGDLGNLQALDHEELSEESFESCPSEEIFLLRLLKSSSFKNNKDNSLLEFVEEALACHHLATVTLMKSLQEAISSHQARSESLTLALNGQKSNEDVLIALQHHNDHLKEVVENASQAVSIINEKHKRYLDEIETFKSNHSKELQEIKRISGELEESMAELEESRRKLVVLQLQKHGSVMDASGVNAVNGGISTDKSSDQSMSWQDLKDAVDAAKTLAGNRLLELHQTQEDNLILSKELGDLEGQLKDENYVLASKPYAILNDQLQHLNAEIERYRGLVEVLQNDKDQLMQKDKEICAKAESFDSIKQTITIYETKIEELENQIKIFMSEKNDLETKVEEALQDSGKKDFKNEIHVMAAALSNELRMMENQLSRSKDAASEALALREKAESLTSLVAKKIEEQKEISDKYNSQLIEIKSLKALVEELEKEKQELQFIADMYTKECSESRTIADIEESENRAHSQVEYLRSSLEEHSLELRVKAASEAEAACQQRLSFAEAELEELRAKVDASERDVVELKEAIRIKEAEGDAYISDIETIGQAYEDMQTQNQHLLEQLADREDFNIKLVSDSVKMKQACSSLFSEKLMLEKQLQQVNTSLESSKLKISRGEEQMKTCVAQAIKTSAENRHLTISLERTALDMSNTEKELKWLRSSVGSSEKEHDQTQQKISELRILLEHERSERRRLEEQYEEVKNEIMELTSETEETTIQKLQDEIKECKAILKCGVCFDRPKEVVITKCFHLFCSPCIQRNLEIRHRKCPGCGTPFGQNDVREVKI
- the LOC101766772 gene encoding uncharacterized protein LOC101766772 → MSVVILDGSTVRAFVADEAAFARSVDTRFAALDANGDGVLSRAELRRALESFRLLDGDGFGSAEPAPLPAEVAALYDAVFEQFDADHSGAVDRAEFRDEMRRIMLAVAEGLGSQPLQVAVDDEGGSFLLEAAQHEAKAIAAKVDAERKAAAADADAAAAAK